In a single window of the Anguilla rostrata isolate EN2019 chromosome 4, ASM1855537v3, whole genome shotgun sequence genome:
- the atp8b3 gene encoding phospholipid-transporting ATPase IC has product MSSPNPTGCETTDFTWEVRANDRQFHKKLQRRSVLCFRKGKYADNLVRSYKYSALTFLPLSLYEQFHRMANLFFLVMVILQSIPAISTLRWYITMIPLLMVLSIRGLKDLRDDLARRRSDKQINRRPCDILTPEGFCTAQWQDVCVGDVLRLHVDQIVPADLLLLCSSEPHSLCYVETADIDGETNLKFRQALALTHQELTEPVETALMAFNGSVFCEEPNSHMYSFRGELHWRGERHLLDTDHILLRGTVLRNTETVYGLAVYAGSDTKILRNCGQLLVKQTQVEWILNRVVIGIIVFLLLTALLLAVGTGVFEATVGPRIEALSALADGATPAYTAFLTFWGYLILLAPAIPMSLYISFEMVHVVQSLLIGWDLDLYEEARDTPAQARSTALNEELGQVGYLLSDKTGTLTQNHLLFRQCCIASVLYGAMPDDEKKPEKLDLSWNPYSTGDLQFYDQRLVERLRGQDSGETREFFCALALCHTVMSEWKEGTLRYQASSPDEGALVGAARELGWVFLSRTRDSLTVSELGQVREYQLLALLDFSSQRRRMSVLVRDPEGKLKLYCKGADIVILERLKKNSPHQESTEKALELYAQGCLRTLCVSGRSVREELWEEWSRVLAQAATATRHGDGDGALEQLYSDMETELTLLGVTAIEDRLQEGVARTISVLRQAGVKVWVLTGDKTETAVNIGYSCSLLDTDATLLQGEELRQLLQTPEPDVTLTKGNEPDCWGKYRKTEGSKMALVVTGPELEEMEDKPELGERFVSLSRHCQSVLCCRMTPGQKAGVVELIRKHTSAITMAIGDGANDVNMIKRAHIGVGLSGVEGSQAVQNADFSLAQFRFLAKLLLVHGRWSYRRICSFLRYFLYKTTTFAMVHTWYSFYNGFSALHVYENWFITLYTVMYTIYPVLCLALLEQDVSAEASLQWPELYRLGLRQELFNPWKLAATLLYSLYTSLVHFFIPLGVASYSPLDYQSFAIVVETGLIFSVTVEIILCTGFWTKFNVGAIFLSLALFFVSTRVLHNPRLHAAAPTDYYFSGVSENVFSSPLLWLTAVLTACVAVLPSMTARALAFVLRPSDTHRVHSSGTTSSPGGPQEMKLHFRRGDLQRRSSYAMSQGKGFGRLVTSGASRRSAAPPEDGRDTAGKTDSDAPRTTEEGKTMAAAAAATTETSR; this is encoded by the exons ATGTCGTCCCCAAATCCCACCGGCTGTGAAACCACAG ACTTCACCTGGGAAGTACGAGCTAACGATCGCCAGTTCCACAAAAAACTACAGAGGAGATCTGTACTGTGCTTCCGCAAGGGGAAATATGCC GACAATCTGGTGCGCAGTTATAAATATTCCGCCCTGACATTCTTGCCACTGTCGCTGTATGAACAGTTCCATCGTATGGCCAACCTCTTCTTCCTGGTCATGGTGATATTGCAG AGCATTCCAGCCATCTCCACGCTGCGCTGGTACATCACCATGATCCCCCTGCTCATGGTGCTGTCCATCAGGGGACTCAAAGACCTGAGGGACGACCTG gCCAGGCGACGCAGTGATAAACAGATTAACAGACGGCCCTGTGACATACTGACTCCTGAGGG gTTCTGTACCGCTCAGTGGCAGGACGTGTGTGTGGGCGACGTGCTGCGTCTCCACGTCGACCAGATAGTGCCG gcggacctgctcctcctctgcagctcCGAGCCGCACAGCCTCTGCTACGTGGAGACGGCCGACATTGACGG GGAGACCAATCTTAAGTTTCGCCAGGCTTTGGCCCTCACTCACCAGGAACTGACCGAGCCTGTGGAGACAGCACTAATGGCTTTTAATG gcaGTGTGTTCTGCGAGGAGCCCAACAGTCACATGTACTCATTCAGGGGAGAGCTGCACTGGCGGGGagagcgccacctgctggacacCGACCACATCCTGTTGAGGGGAACCGTGCTACGCAACACAGAAACTGTCTACGGCCTGGCCGTCTACGCAG GTTCAGACACCAAGATCTTGCGGAACTGCGGCCAGCTCCTGGTGAAGCAGACGCAGGTGGAGTGGATCCTGAACAGAGTGGTCATTGGG ATCATCGTCTTCCTGCTGCTGACGGCGCTCCTCCTGGCGGTGGGGACGGGGGTGTTCGAGGCCACGGTGGGACCCCGAATCGAGGCGCTCTCGGCCCTGGCGGACGGTGCCACGCCCGCCTACACGGCCTTCCTCACCTTTTGGGGCTACTTAATCCTGCTGGCCCCGGCCATACCCATGTCACTCTATATCTC GTTTGAGATGGTCCATGTGGTGCAgagcctgctgattggctgggaccTGGACCTGTACGAGGAGGCCAGGGACACGCCGGCCCAGGCCCGGAGCACCGCGCTCAACGAGGAGCTGGGCCAGGTGGGCTACCTGCTCAGCGACAAGACCGGCACGCTCACGCAGAACCACCTGCTCTTCCGCCAGTGCTGCATCGCCAGCGTCTTATACG gAGCCATGCCAGACGATGAGAAGAaaccagag AAACTGGACCTGAGCTGGAACCCGTACTCGACCGGCGACCTGCAGTTCTACGATCAGCGGTTGGTGGAAAGGCTGCGGGGGCAGGACAGCGGCGAGACGCGGGAGTTTTTCTGCGCTCTGGCGCTCTGTCACACGGTCATGTCCGAGTGGAAAGAGG GGACCCTGCGGTACCAGGCCTCCTCCCCGGACGAGGGGGCGCTGGTTGGGGCGGCGCGGGAGCTGGGATGGGTGTTCCTGTCTCGAACCCGGGACTCGCTGACGGTGAGCGAGCTGGGCCAGGTCCGGGAGTACCAGCTGCTGGCTCTGCTGGACTTCAGCAGCCAGAGGAGGCGCATGTCCGTCCTGg tgaGGGACCCGGAGGGGAAGCTGAAGCTGTACTGTAAGGGCGCCGACATCGTCATCCTGGAGAGGCTGAAGAAGAACAGTCCTCACCAAGAAAGCACCGAGAAAGCACTGGAG CTGTACGCTCAGGGCTGCCTGCGCACCCTGTGTGTGTCCGGGCGCTCTGTGCGGGAGGAGCTGTGGGAGGAGTGGAGCCGCGTCCTGGCCCAGGCTGCCACGGCGACGCGCCACGGCGACGGCGACGGCGCGCTGGAGCAGCTGTACAGCGACATGGAGACGGAGCTCACG CTGTTGGGCGTGACCGCCATCGAAGATCGGCTGCAGGAGGGGGTCGCCCGCACCATCTCCGTCCTCAGGCAGGCCGGAGTCAAGGTGTGGGTGCTGACCGGGGACAAGACAG AAACTGCTGTGAATATTGGGTACTCCTGCAGTCTGCTGGATACAGACGCCACACTGCTGCAGGGAGAGGAACTGAG acagCTCCTCCAGACCCCCGAGCCTGATGTTACCCTCACAAAGGGCAATGAGCCTGACTGCTGGGGCAAATACCGGAAGACGGAGGGCAGCAAAATGGCATTGGTTGTCACCGGACCTGAGTTg gaagAGATGGAAGACAAGCCGGAGCTGGGGGAGCGTTTCGTGTCCCTGTCCAGGCACTGCCAGTCGGTGCTGTGTTGCCGGATGACCCCGGGGCAGAAGGCGGGCGTGGTCGAGCTCATCAGGAAGCACACGTCCGCCATCACCATGGCGATCGGAGACGGAGCCAACGACGTGAACATGATTAAGA GGGCTCACATCGGAGTGGGACTGAGCGGGGTAGAAGGCAGCCAGGCGGTGCAGAACGCCGACTTCTCATTGGCCCAGTTCCGATTTTTGGCCAAGCTGCTATTGGTCCACGGGCGCTGGTCGTACCGGCGCATCTGCAGCTTCCTGCGCTACTTCCTGTACAAGACCACCACCTTCGCCATGGTGCACACCTGGTACAGCTTCTACAACGGCTTCAgcgcactg catgtATATGAGAACTGGTTCATCACCTTGTACACGGTTATGTACACAATCTACCCCGTGCTCTGCTTGGCTCTTTTGGAACAG GACGTGAGCGCGGAGGCCAGCCTGCAGTGGCCGGAGCTGTACCGGCTCGGGCTGAGGCAGGAGCTCTTCAACCCCTGGAAGCTGGCGGCGACCCTCCTCTACTCCCTCTACACCTCCCTGGTCCACTTCTTCATCCCGCTCGGGGTGGCCTCCTACTCCCCGCTGGACTACCAGTCCTTCGCCATCGTCGTGGAGACCGGACTCATCTTCTCTGTCACTGTCGAG ATAATTCTGTGCACTGGATTCTGGACGAAGTTCAACGTTGGAGCGATTTTTTTGAGCCTGGCGCTGTTTTTCGTGTCGACACGGGTCCTTCACAACCCCCGCCTGCATGCCGCCGCCCCTACAGACTACTACTTCTCTG GTGTGTCGGAGAACGTGTTCAGCAGCCCGCTGCTGTGGCTGACCGCGGTGCTCACCGCCTGCGTCGCCGTTCTCCCCTCCATGACCGCTCGAGCCCTCGCCTTCGTCCTCcgcccctctgacacacaccgG GTTCACAGCTCAGGGACGACCTCTTCGCCCGGAGGGCCCCAGGAGATGAAGCTTCACTTCAGGAGGGGAGACCTGCAGCGGCGCTCGTCCTACGCCATGTCCCAGGGCAAAGGGTTTGGCCGGCTGGTCACCTCGGGGGCCAGCCGCCGCAGCGCAGCGCCCCCGGAGGACGGGAGGGACACCGCGGGGAAAACTGACTCGGACGCTCCACGCACAACAGAGGAAGGGAAGAccatggctgctgctgctgctgctaccacGGAAACAAGCCGATGA